The DNA segment GCCCGGGCAGCACGCTCACGCTCACGGCGGCCAGCAGGGGCGAGAGATAGATCATCACGCCCAGCGACACCAGCATCGCGACCACATTCCCGCTCAGCAGCGGGAGATAGTTCAGCAGCGACTGCACCAGCGAGACGTCGGACCCGGCGCGGGCGACGACCTGGCCGGCCGACATGCCGTCCAGCGTCGCCAGGTCCATCGACTGCAGATGCGCCTGGATCCGGTTGCGCAGGTCGTTCTGCACGCCGAAACCGACTCGGCCACCCCGGTAGCGCCGGATGTAGGCCAACCCGAAGCTCACCACGGCCAGCGCGATCAGCGCGGTCAGCCACGGCCACAGCCGCGAGGTGCGCGCGACGATGACCTCGTCGACGATCTGACGGGTGATCAGCGGGACCGCTGCCTGCCCCACGCTGCCGAGCACGGCGGCGCCGAGTGCGAGGCCGACGTCGTGTCGATAGGGCCGCAGGTAGGCCCAGAGTTGCCGGAGCCAACCGCCGCCCACGGCGGGCGTCGACGGCGGGTTCACCTCACCATGTTAGGTAGTGCAGGCCCATGCATGCGTCGGACGCGAACGGTCGACGGGCCTGCGGGTGACGCCATGTCAGGTCAACCATTCCTCGTCGCTGCGGGTCGTCCGGGCCCCGAGCCAGGAGCCCAGTGCTTCGATCAACGGGCCCGGGTTGCGCCGTGACCGGGGGAATCGACGGGCGCTGGTGAACAGCACCCGTCGCGGTGGGTCACTCGTCCGCAGGAGAGCGGCGAAGTCCCGCACGTTCTCGGTGACCACACGTCGGTCGGACTCGCGGGCCCAGCGCGCGATCTGCGGGTCGGACATGGTCGCCAGCACCGGATGACCCGCCACGGCCAACACGTCGAAGCCGTCGCCACGCAGGGTCTCGGCCAGTACCGGGGAGAACATCTCGTCGAGCAGGAGCGCCTCCGCGTTCGCTATGCCTTCGGTGCGCCGTGCCCGGCCCTTCGCAGTCATGCCAGCAGTGCCCGGCGGCGTTCCCATTCCCGTTCGGCCTCGATCGATGCCGTCTCGGCCCGGGTGATCCAGTCCTCGATCTCGTCGGGGTGCGCGCTCCAGTAGCCGATCCCGGCCTCGACCACGGACTGCGGCACCGCGAACGTCTCGGCCGCGGCGCTCACGGCGGTCGGACCGCGTTCGTCGATCTCCCGCAGGAACCGCACCAGTTCCCACACATCGGGCCCGACCACCAGCGACGCGCGCCGGCCTGCCGGGCCGTCACGGAACACGACCCCGGGATGCTCCGCCATTCGCAGACCCTCGTCGACGAGTCGCTGGACCAGTCCCGAAGGAGTGGCGCCTGGCGTCGCGGCGGCGTGCCGGCGCAGACCGGCCAGGACCTCGGCCTCGAACCTGATCGACAGTGGAGCAGTCATGTAGTAAATGTAGCGCAAAGACTCGGTTCAACAAGGCGAAGTGACGCCCGCCGCGGACACCAGGACGTCAGCCTCGCGCGGGCCGGGCAACTCCGCCCCGGTCTGGACGTCGCTGCGGGTCACGGCCAACCGGCAGACCAGCACGAGGACGAGCAGCGCACAGCAGGCGGCGGTCCGGCCGTCGCCGAAGTTGAGGCCGCCGCCGTTGTGCGGCTTGCTGATCCAGTCGGAGAAGGAGGCGCCGAGCGGCCGCGTGACCACGTAGGACATCCAGAACGCCGGCACGCTGTCCAGGCCGAAGCGCCGCCAGGCCAGCGCCGGAAGCACGATCAGTAGGGCGAAGAGCACGCCGGAGGTCAGGAAGCCCAGTTTCATCGAGGCCGCGGTCAGGTCGCCCAGCGCGGTGCCGAGGGCGAAGGTGGAGAACACCGTGGCCCAGTACCAACACTCGCGCCGGCGGGTCGTGATGCTGTGCACGGACAACGTGCCCTCGCTGCGGCGCCACGACCGGAACACCACTGCCAGGACCACTGCCCACAGCAACGTGGTTCCCGCGTAGGGGATGCCGATGTCGACGTGCAGGAAGTCGGCCATGCCGGTCCCGATCACCGCGATGGCGTAGGCGAGCAACCAGTACGCGGCAGCCCGGTAGCGACGGGTGGCGAACTGCGCCACCAGACCGAGCGCGAGCAGCAGCACCTCGATGCCGACCCCGATGACGTTGCCGTAGGTGCCCAGCCAGTC comes from the Sporichthyaceae bacterium genome and includes:
- a CDS encoding DUF5615 family PIN-like protein, whose translation is MTAKGRARRTEGIANAEALLLDEMFSPVLAETLRGDGFDVLAVAGHPVLATMSDPQIARWARESDRRVVTENVRDFAALLRTSDPPRRVLFTSARRFPRSRRNPGPLIEALGSWLGARTTRSDEEWLT